In Bradyrhizobium lablabi, one DNA window encodes the following:
- a CDS encoding sulfite reductase subunit alpha has protein sequence MNQMAPPPKIEIIPPSAPFSEAQRSWLNGFFAGLLSDGPAPLSAEQGAAVLQGPAGDGDDGEAPWHDQTIPIVDRMKLAEGRPLQRRMMAAMAQQDCGQCGYNCHDYSEAIAGKSEARLNLCVPGGKETARMLKALHEELEKAPAAPASPKAAPVAAAPATATEPGRSRDNPIAATFLSRRLLNKAGSEKETWHIDFDLSGCGLDYVVGDSFGIFARNDLGHVDQIIALLGASHITEVRGKTLREVLTTDVSLAPAPDSLFELFSYLTGGAQREKARALAQGEDPDGDAATLDVMATLQKFSNVRPHPEAFVEALEPLQPRLYSISSSHNATPGKLSLTVDCVRYVIGKRKRLGLASTFLAERIQPGDQVKIYVQKAHGFALPQDPKTPIIMIGPGTGIAPFRAFLLDRKATGAPGKNWLFFGHQRSECDFFYADELNAMKTSGLLTRLSLAWSRDGDKKFYVQDRMREVGRELWTWLAEGANLYICGDAKRMAKDVERALVDIVAQFGARSTDEAISFVADLKKKGRFQQDVY, from the coding sequence ATGAACCAGATGGCGCCTCCACCCAAAATCGAAATCATCCCGCCGAGCGCGCCATTCTCCGAAGCGCAGCGCTCCTGGCTCAACGGCTTCTTTGCCGGGTTGCTGTCTGACGGTCCCGCGCCGCTGTCGGCGGAGCAGGGCGCCGCCGTGCTGCAGGGACCGGCCGGCGATGGCGATGACGGCGAAGCACCCTGGCACGACCAGACGATTCCGATTGTCGACCGCATGAAACTCGCGGAAGGCCGCCCGTTGCAACGGCGCATGATGGCAGCGATGGCGCAGCAGGATTGCGGCCAGTGCGGCTACAATTGCCACGATTATTCGGAGGCGATCGCCGGCAAATCCGAGGCGCGTCTCAATCTCTGTGTCCCCGGCGGCAAGGAAACCGCGCGGATGCTCAAGGCGCTGCATGAGGAGCTGGAAAAAGCGCCGGCGGCTCCTGCAAGCCCGAAGGCCGCACCTGTCGCGGCCGCTCCGGCAACCGCAACCGAGCCCGGGCGTTCGCGCGACAATCCCATCGCTGCGACATTCCTGTCGCGCCGCCTGTTGAACAAGGCTGGGTCGGAAAAGGAGACCTGGCATATCGATTTCGATCTCTCCGGCTGCGGCCTCGACTATGTCGTCGGCGACAGTTTTGGCATTTTCGCGCGCAACGATCTCGGCCATGTCGATCAGATCATCGCGCTGCTCGGCGCTTCCCACATCACTGAAGTGAGGGGCAAGACGCTGCGCGAGGTGTTGACGACGGATGTCTCGCTGGCGCCGGCGCCGGATTCGCTGTTCGAATTGTTTTCATATCTCACCGGCGGCGCGCAGCGCGAAAAGGCGCGCGCGCTGGCGCAAGGCGAGGATCCCGACGGCGATGCGGCCACGCTTGACGTGATGGCGACGTTACAAAAATTCTCCAATGTCCGTCCACATCCCGAAGCCTTTGTCGAAGCGCTGGAGCCGCTGCAGCCGCGGCTTTACTCAATCTCTTCCTCGCATAATGCGACGCCCGGAAAGCTGTCGCTGACCGTCGATTGCGTGCGCTACGTGATCGGCAAGCGCAAGCGCCTGGGCCTTGCCTCGACCTTCCTCGCCGAACGCATCCAGCCGGGCGATCAGGTAAAAATCTATGTCCAGAAGGCCCACGGTTTTGCATTACCGCAGGATCCGAAGACGCCGATCATCATGATCGGGCCGGGCACCGGCATCGCGCCGTTCCGCGCCTTCCTGCTTGACCGCAAGGCGACCGGTGCGCCCGGCAAGAACTGGCTGTTCTTCGGGCATCAGCGCAGCGAATGCGACTTCTTCTATGCCGATGAACTCAACGCCATGAAGACCTCGGGTCTGTTGACGCGGCTGTCGCTGGCGTGGTCGCGCGACGGCGACAAGAAATTCTACGTGCAGGATCGCATGCGCGAGGTCGGCCGGGAATTGTGGACGTGGCTTGCCGAAGGCGCCAATCTTTATATCTGCGGAGACGCCAAGCGGATGGCCAAGGATGTCGAGCGCGCGCTAGTCGATATCGTGGCGCAATTCGGCGCCCGTTCCACCGACGAGGCCATCAGCTTCGTCGCCGACCTCAAGAAGAAGGGCCGGTTCCAGCAGGACGTTTACTGA
- a CDS encoding NirA family protein, with protein MKIDPLSVDFTDEQKRYLEGFATGLQISKVGRGLGGASAGKANTEPSGPDAAHIKAQDRVIASGKKLVDQEKFKREEHPFDAYPRLKQQALTNAPPSPADNFRWRYYGLFYVAPAQDSYMCRLRIPNGILKHWQFAGMADLAERYCGPFCHVTTRANLQVREIPPKHAVTLIEGIQDLGLCSRGSGADNIRNVTGTPTAGIDPQELLDTREYAREWHYHILNDRSLTGLPRKFNVAFDGAGKIAVLEDTNDIAFAAVEVKDGFGVEPGVWFSLGIGGITGHKDFAKSTGIIVKPVDATKVADAIVRVFIDLGDRTNRLKARLKYVIDGMGMEKFLNLVEEKLGHAFTRVPPEALSPRPAFDRMAHIGVHRQKQEGLSWIGVALPVGKITCDQMRGLAKIARDLGDGELRLTVWQNLLISGVRNENVALAVAAIEAIGLATKASQIRAGLIACTGNAGCKFAASDTKRHAAAIGDWCEPRVEIDTPLNIHITGCHHSCAQHYISDIGLIAAKVPVGESDDTVEGYHLFAGGGFGPHADVGQEVFHDLKAEDAPKTVERLLKAYLAHRASPDETFLTFARRHDGETLRKLADAEVSS; from the coding sequence ATGAAAATCGATCCTCTCTCTGTCGACTTTACCGACGAGCAGAAGCGCTACCTCGAAGGTTTTGCCACCGGCCTGCAGATCAGCAAGGTCGGGCGCGGCCTCGGGGGCGCCAGTGCCGGCAAAGCCAATACCGAACCGAGCGGACCCGATGCCGCGCACATCAAGGCGCAGGACAGGGTTATCGCGTCCGGCAAGAAATTGGTGGACCAAGAAAAATTCAAACGCGAGGAGCATCCGTTCGATGCCTATCCGCGATTGAAGCAGCAGGCGCTTACCAACGCGCCGCCATCGCCGGCGGATAACTTTCGTTGGCGTTATTACGGCCTTTTTTACGTCGCGCCGGCGCAGGATTCCTATATGTGCCGGTTGCGGATTCCGAACGGCATCCTGAAACACTGGCAATTCGCCGGGATGGCCGATCTCGCCGAGCGCTATTGCGGGCCGTTCTGCCACGTCACCACGCGCGCCAATCTGCAGGTCCGTGAAATTCCGCCGAAGCATGCGGTGACGCTGATCGAGGGCATCCAGGACCTCGGCCTGTGCTCGCGCGGCTCGGGTGCCGACAATATCCGGAACGTCACGGGCACGCCGACCGCCGGCATCGATCCGCAGGAACTGCTGGATACCCGCGAATACGCCCGCGAATGGCACTACCACATTCTCAACGACCGCTCGCTGACGGGGCTGCCACGCAAGTTCAACGTTGCCTTCGACGGCGCCGGCAAGATCGCGGTGCTCGAGGACACCAACGACATCGCGTTTGCGGCGGTCGAGGTGAAGGATGGTTTTGGCGTTGAACCAGGCGTCTGGTTTTCGCTTGGGATCGGCGGCATCACCGGCCACAAGGATTTTGCCAAATCGACCGGCATCATCGTGAAGCCTGTGGATGCGACCAAAGTCGCCGACGCCATTGTCCGCGTCTTCATCGATCTCGGTGACCGCACCAACCGCCTCAAGGCGCGACTGAAATATGTCATCGACGGCATGGGGATGGAAAAATTCCTTAACCTGGTGGAAGAAAAGCTCGGCCACGCCTTTACCCGCGTGCCGCCGGAAGCGCTTTCGCCGCGCCCGGCCTTCGACCGCATGGCGCATATCGGGGTGCACCGGCAGAAGCAGGAGGGACTGAGCTGGATCGGCGTCGCGCTGCCGGTCGGCAAGATCACCTGTGACCAGATGCGTGGATTGGCAAAGATCGCCCGTGATCTCGGCGACGGCGAACTCCGCCTCACGGTTTGGCAGAACCTTTTGATTTCAGGCGTGCGCAACGAGAATGTCGCGCTTGCCGTTGCCGCGATCGAAGCCATTGGGCTTGCGACAAAGGCCTCGCAAATTCGCGCCGGGTTGATCGCCTGCACCGGCAATGCCGGCTGCAAGTTCGCGGCCTCCGACACAAAACGTCACGCCGCCGCGATCGGCGACTGGTGCGAACCGCGGGTGGAGATCGACACACCCTTGAACATCCATATCACCGGCTGCCACCATTCGTGCGCACAGCACTACATCAGCGATATCGGCCTGATCGCCGCAAAAGTCCCGGTCGGCGAGAGCGACGACACCGTCGAGGGTTATCATTTGTTCGCCGGCGGCGGGTTCGGCCCGCATGCCGACGTCGGGCAGGAGGTTTTTCATGATCTCAAGGCCGAGGACGCGCCGAAGACCGTCGAACGGCTATTGAAGGCGTATCTCGCGCATCGCGCTTCGCCTGACGAGACTTTCCTCACATTCGCGCGCCGCCACGATGGCGAAACGCTGCGCAAGCTGGCCGACGCCGAGGTTTCCTCATGA
- a CDS encoding (R)-mandelonitrile lyase — MNIHLAGSRPTRRAPKEYFTGTVWQDPIIATEAPARAVANRVSFEPGARTAWHTHPLGQTLYVVTGVGRVQSKGGPVREIKAGDVVWIPPGEKHWHGASPANGMTHVAIQEALDGSHVTWMEHVTDAEFTADVGK; from the coding sequence ATGAATATCCATCTCGCCGGTTCTCGGCCGACGCGCCGAGCGCCAAAAGAGTATTTTACCGGGACCGTCTGGCAGGATCCGATCATCGCGACCGAGGCGCCGGCACGCGCTGTCGCGAACCGCGTATCCTTCGAACCGGGTGCGCGGACGGCGTGGCACACCCACCCGCTGGGGCAGACGCTCTATGTCGTCACGGGCGTCGGACGGGTGCAAAGCAAGGGCGGGCCGGTGCGCGAGATCAAGGCGGGTGACGTCGTCTGGATTCCGCCCGGTGAGAAACATTGGCACGGCGCCTCGCCGGCCAATGGCATGACCCATGTCGCGATACAGGAAGCGCTGGACGGAAGTCACGTGACCTGGATGGAGCATGTGACGGATGCGGAATTTACCGCTGACGTCGGCAAGTAG
- a CDS encoding LamB/YcsF family protein yields MKTIDLNCDLGEGFGAWEMGNDAAMIEFATSVNIACGFHAGDADIMRRTCELAKARGVSIGAHPGYRDLHGFGRRPFPGMKASEIENLVAYQIGALQAIATAAGHKVTHVKAHGALSNVACEDDATAKAIAAGIKAVDPNLIFVVLANSPLVQAGEALNLPMVHEVFADRAYEDDGSLVSRRKPGAVLHDAKRIAERVVRMVQDGAVVSVTGKVIKMRTDTVCIHGDTPGAVDIARGLRQALKDSDIAVAPFKKAS; encoded by the coding sequence ATGAAAACCATCGATCTCAATTGCGATCTCGGCGAAGGATTTGGCGCCTGGGAAATGGGCAATGATGCCGCCATGATCGAGTTCGCCACTTCGGTCAACATCGCCTGCGGGTTCCACGCCGGCGATGCCGACATCATGCGCAGGACCTGCGAGCTTGCGAAGGCGCGCGGCGTCTCTATCGGCGCCCATCCCGGTTACCGCGATCTGCACGGCTTCGGCCGCCGGCCTTTTCCGGGCATGAAGGCGTCCGAGATCGAAAACCTGGTCGCCTACCAGATCGGCGCGTTGCAGGCGATCGCGACCGCGGCCGGCCACAAGGTCACCCATGTCAAGGCGCATGGCGCGCTTTCGAACGTCGCCTGCGAGGACGATGCCACCGCGAAGGCCATCGCCGCCGGCATCAAGGCGGTCGATCCTAATCTGATCTTCGTGGTGCTGGCCAACTCGCCGCTGGTGCAGGCGGGCGAAGCCCTAAACCTGCCGATGGTGCATGAGGTGTTCGCCGACCGCGCCTATGAGGACGACGGCTCGCTGGTATCGCGCCGCAAACCGGGCGCGGTGCTGCACGATGCCAAACGGATCGCCGAGCGCGTGGTGCGGATGGTGCAGGATGGCGCGGTGGTATCGGTCACGGGCAAGGTGATCAAAATGCGCACCGACACCGTTTGCATTCACGGCGATACGCCGGGCGCGGTCGACATCGCGCGCGGTCTCCGGCAGGCGTTGAAGGACAGCGATATTGCCGTAGCGCCGTTCAAGAAAGCGAGTTGA
- a CDS encoding ribonuclease activity regulator RraA yields MSLSPEAIKTLSGVSTATITTVLLKKGLRNVWMRGSRPLRPGQKRLVGSAFTLRFVPAREDLATPESWSSPISTRTAIEAMPEGCIAVVDAMGITDAGIFGDILCARMVKRGVAALVTDGVVRDLEGVLGTGLPVWCDGYAAPPSVAGLTFVGWGEPIGCGGVAIFPDDVIVADQDGAVVIPKAFVDLILAEGAEQERMEAWIVEQVNSGAVLPGLYPMNAETKARYAASKK; encoded by the coding sequence ATGTCCCTGTCCCCCGAAGCGATCAAGACCCTTTCCGGCGTATCCACCGCCACCATCACCACGGTTCTCCTCAAAAAGGGCCTGCGAAATGTCTGGATGCGCGGGTCGCGCCCGCTGCGCCCGGGACAGAAACGATTGGTCGGATCGGCCTTTACGCTGCGTTTCGTACCAGCACGCGAGGATCTCGCGACGCCGGAATCCTGGTCGTCGCCGATCTCGACCCGCACCGCCATCGAAGCCATGCCGGAAGGCTGCATCGCCGTGGTCGACGCCATGGGCATCACCGACGCCGGCATCTTCGGCGATATTTTGTGCGCGCGCATGGTGAAACGCGGCGTCGCTGCGCTCGTCACTGACGGCGTCGTGCGCGATCTCGAAGGCGTGCTCGGCACGGGATTGCCGGTGTGGTGTGACGGGTATGCCGCGCCGCCCTCGGTCGCGGGCCTGACGTTTGTCGGCTGGGGTGAGCCGATCGGCTGCGGCGGCGTCGCGATCTTCCCGGACGACGTTATCGTTGCCGATCAGGATGGCGCGGTGGTGATTCCGAAAGCGTTTGTCGACCTGATCCTGGCCGAAGGCGCCGAACAGGAACGCATGGAAGCCTGGATCGTGGAGCAGGTGAATTCAGGCGCGGTGCTGCCGGGTCTCTATCCCATGAATGCCGAGACCAAGGCGCGCTATGCCGCCTCGAAGAAATAA
- the pxpB gene encoding 5-oxoprolinase subunit PxpB, whose amino-acid sequence MAATLSPPRILPSGDSAITVEFSRNIDDAANQRVLALDRTLASEPVAGITETVPTYRSLLVHYDPLQIDFDKLGAKLTALALRPVPPETRTRRWRIPVVYGGEHGIDLEDVAKTLKTTPDDIVARHVAGDYRVAMIGFTPGWSYLSGLEKFLHMSRRQNPRLLTPAGTISIGGVQTGVQCLAGPSGWHLLGRTAVRTYQLHRDPTFLLEPGDRVTFSAVDAKTFAEQDRAAEAGEIIAEQIAA is encoded by the coding sequence ATGGCCGCGACGCTCTCCCCGCCCCGTATTCTGCCCAGTGGCGACAGCGCCATCACGGTCGAATTCAGCCGCAACATCGATGATGCCGCAAACCAGCGGGTGCTGGCGCTCGATCGCACGCTCGCAAGTGAGCCGGTTGCCGGCATCACCGAGACGGTGCCGACCTATCGATCGCTGCTGGTGCATTACGATCCCCTGCAGATCGATTTCGATAAGCTCGGCGCAAAGCTCACCGCGCTCGCGCTGCGGCCGGTTCCGCCGGAGACCAGGACGCGGCGCTGGCGCATTCCCGTGGTTTACGGTGGCGAACATGGCATCGATCTGGAGGATGTTGCCAAAACGCTGAAGACCACCCCGGACGATATCGTGGCGCGGCATGTCGCCGGCGATTACCGCGTCGCCATGATCGGCTTTACGCCGGGCTGGTCCTATCTGAGCGGTCTCGAGAAATTCCTGCACATGTCGCGGCGACAAAATCCGCGCCTGTTGACACCCGCCGGCACGATCTCGATCGGCGGCGTGCAGACCGGCGTGCAATGTCTCGCCGGTCCGAGCGGCTGGCATCTTCTGGGGCGGACGGCGGTTAGAACCTACCAGCTGCATCGCGATCCGACCTTTCTCCTGGAACCCGGCGATCGCGTGACGTTTTCCGCGGTCGACGCCAAAACCTTCGCCGAGCAGGATCGCGCCGCGGAAGCCGGCGAGATTATCGCCGAGCAGATCGCCGCATGA
- a CDS encoding biotin-dependent carboxyltransferase family protein, producing MTKLVVSSIGPASSVQDGGRHGTQRYGLTPSGAMDRIALAAANCLAGNPIFAAAIEIGPFGAAFTAREGAVRVALAGAPRSADISGRTVAFDTSMTLADGETLTLGFARGGAFSYLGIEGGIEGEPMFGSLAVNARAGLGSPFPRPLQAGDTLQTKPASGTAERRIDLPVAVTGPIRVVMGPQDDEFGDDAKKLFLNSEWKISATSDRMGYRLEGPVIKHLHGNNIVSDGTVDGSIQVPGNGAPIVLMRDRGTSGGYPKIATLISADLGRFAQIPAATGFRFKAVPMAEAQGEARKFWKMLHTLPDCLRAIESFDLNIEALQDANVAGSAVSAVDAVTWQIATGADALAPD from the coding sequence ATGACTAAACTCGTCGTGTCATCGATTGGGCCGGCGAGCTCCGTCCAGGACGGCGGACGGCATGGCACGCAACGTTATGGCCTGACGCCGAGCGGCGCGATGGACCGGATCGCGCTGGCGGCGGCGAATTGCCTGGCCGGAAACCCGATCTTCGCCGCTGCGATCGAGATCGGCCCGTTCGGCGCGGCCTTTACCGCGCGCGAAGGCGCGGTTCGCGTCGCGCTTGCCGGCGCACCGCGCTCGGCCGACATTTCCGGACGCACGGTGGCGTTCGACACGTCCATGACGCTCGCCGACGGCGAGACACTGACGCTGGGCTTTGCGCGCGGCGGCGCCTTCAGCTATCTCGGGATCGAGGGCGGCATTGAAGGCGAGCCGATGTTCGGCAGCCTCGCGGTGAACGCCCGCGCCGGCCTCGGCAGCCCTTTTCCGCGCCCGCTCCAGGCAGGCGACACGTTGCAGACCAAACCGGCAAGCGGCACGGCCGAGCGCCGGATCGATCTGCCGGTGGCGGTCACGGGCCCGATCCGCGTGGTGATGGGGCCGCAGGACGACGAATTCGGCGACGATGCCAAGAAGCTGTTTCTCAACAGCGAATGGAAGATCTCGGCGACCAGCGACCGCATGGGTTACCGGCTGGAAGGCCCGGTGATAAAACATCTGCACGGTAACAACATCGTCTCCGACGGCACCGTCGACGGCAGCATCCAGGTGCCCGGCAATGGCGCGCCCATCGTATTGATGCGGGACCGCGGCACCAGCGGCGGCTATCCCAAGATCGCAACATTGATCTCGGCCGATCTCGGACGGTTCGCGCAGATCCCGGCGGCAACCGGTTTCCGGTTCAAGGCCGTTCCCATGGCGGAGGCGCAAGGAGAGGCGCGAAAGTTCTGGAAAATGCTGCACACCCTGCCCGACTGCCTGCGCGCCATCGAGAGCTTTGATCTCAACATCGAGGCCCTGCAAGATGCTAATGTCGCGGGCAGCGCCGTCAGCGCCGTCGACGCCGTCACCTGGCAGATTGCAACGGGCGCCGATGCGCTGGCGCCGGATTAA